CGGCATCGTCACCATCGAGGACATCCTCGAGGAGATCGTCGGCGAGATCACCGACGAGTACGACCGCGAACTGCCCCCCGTCCAGGACCTCGGCGACGACCGCTACCGCGTCACCGCCCGCCTCGACATCGGCGACCTCGGCGAGCTGTACGGCTTCGAGGCGTACGACGACGAGGACGTGGAGACCGTCGGCGGTCTCCTGGCCAAGGCCCTCGGCCGGGTGCCCATCGCCGGCGCCTCCTCGGTCGTCGCCCTCCCCGACGGACGCGAACTGCGGCTCACCGCGGAGGCCTCGGCCGGCCGCCGGAACAAGATCGTCACGGTGCTCGTCGAGCCCGTCGGCCCGGACGGTCCCGCACCGGAGGAGAAACCGGAGTGACCCCGCGGCAACTGCGCGCGTTCTGCCTGTCCTTCAACGCCTCGGTCGAGGACTTCCCCTTCACCCCGGAGACCTCCGTCTTCAAGGTGCTCGGCAAGCTCTTCGCCCTGACGAACCTGGACGCGCGCCCGCTCACGGTCAACCTCAAGTGCGACCCGCAGGACGCCCTGCGCCTGCGCGAGCAGCACCCCGGACTGATCATCCCGGGCTACCACATGAACAAGCGGCACTGGAACACGGTGACGGTCGACGGCGAACTCCCGGACCGCCTGGTCCGGGAGCTCGTCGAGGATTCGTACGACCTCGTCGTCGCCGGCCTGCCCCGTGCCGAGCGGCTCCGGCTCGACCGGCCCTGACGACCGCCCGCCCGGGGCCGCGCCCCGCGCGAGGTCAGCCGGCCCGGCCCGCGCCGCGCCGCCCGAGGCCCACCGCGACCAGCACCGCCGCCGCGAGGACGATCGCCGCGTCCAGCAGGAGAACCGTGTGGACACCGGTCAGCAGGTCGTCGGACGTCGTCGCGAGGACACCGAGCAGCGGGATGCCGATCGTGATGCCCACCTGCTGGGTGGACGTCACCAGGCCGGTCGCCAGCCCCTGCTCCTCGTCGGGAACCCCCGAGGTGACGGTCAGCCCGTACGAGATGATCGCGCCCAGGTGGCACATGCTCGCCAGCGACACCGCGGCCGTGGCGATCCACACGGACCAGCCGTGCGTGCCGAGCAGCAGCAGCGCCGCCACGAACAGGCCCTGCCCGGCCAGCGATCCGACCAGCGTGCGGCGGGCGCCGACCCGGCCGATGACCTTCGGCGCGTACATCCCGGCGACGGCCGACAGCACACCCTGCGCGCCGAACACCAGGCCCGTCTCGAACGCCGACAGACCGAGCGTCTCCTGGAGGTACAGGGTCAGCACGAACACGACCGTCGACATCATCGAGAAGGTCACCAGACCGCCCAGGTTGCCCCACGCCACCGTGCGGCGGCGCAGCATCGGCAGGCTGACCAGCGGGTCGGCGGCACGGGACTCGATCCGGACGAAGGCGCCCAGCAGCAGCACACCGGCGACGAGCGAGACGATCACGTCGGCGCCGCCGAAGCCGTTCTCCGCGGCCGTGGACAGGGCGTAGATCAGGGCCAGCAGTCCGCCCGTGACGGCGACCGCGCCCGGCACGTCCAGGCGGGGACGCTCAGGGGTCCGGGACTCGGGCAGCAGACCCGGCGCCAGCGGCAGCACGACCAGCGCGAACAGCGACAGCAGCCCCATCGTCGAACGCCAGCCGAGGACGTCGGTCAGGACCCCGCCCGCCACCATCCCCACGGTGAAGCCGAGCGACAGCACCGTGCCCGAGACACCGAGCGCCCGGTCACGCGCCGGACCCTCCGGGAACGTCGTGGTCAGCAGCGACATGCCGGTCGGCACGATCGCCGCGGCGCCGAGCCCCTGGAGGGCCCGCCCGGCCAGGAACGACGCCGGGTCCCAGGCGAAGGTCGCGAGCAGCGAGGCCGCCCCGAACAGGGCGAGACCCGCGAGGAAGAGCCGGCGGCGTCCGAACAGGTCGCCCATGCGGCCGAAGAGGAGCAGGAAGCCGCCGGACGGCAGGGCGAACGCGGTGACCGCCCACTGCAGCGCGGCCCGGCTCATGCCGAGGTCGCCGCCGAGCACGGGCAGCGCCACGTTCAGGACGGAGAAGTCCAGCGCGACCATGAACTGCGCGGCGCACAGCACGAACAGGACGAGCCGGTCGCGCCGTGACAGCCGCTCCGCCCGGGGTGGCCGGTGCACCCGGTCCGGGTGCGCCGGGGTGCCGCGGCCGGCCGGGAGGGAGTCGGTGGTGGTGTCGCCGGTGGTCTGTGTCGTCGTCTCGATGGGCATGGCAAGAGCATCCGGCGGCCGGAACACCCGTGGGGAGCCGCAACTTATGCTGGTGGTCGCACCACCAGCCACCGCAGCGGACCGGCCGGTGCACCGAAGGGGGAGGCAGACGTGACGGAGGACGTCCTCGGGACCGGGACCCAACGGCGCAGGGAACTGCGCGAGTTCCTGATGAGCCGCAGGGCGCGGATCTCACCCGCCGAGGCCGGGCTCCCGGACGGCGGCGCCCGCCGCCGCACACCGGGACTGCGCCGTGAGGAGGTCGCCGTCCTCGCGGGCGTCGGC
The window above is part of the Streptomyces sp. NBC_01428 genome. Proteins encoded here:
- a CDS encoding MmcQ/YjbR family DNA-binding protein; amino-acid sequence: MTPRQLRAFCLSFNASVEDFPFTPETSVFKVLGKLFALTNLDARPLTVNLKCDPQDALRLREQHPGLIIPGYHMNKRHWNTVTVDGELPDRLVRELVEDSYDLVVAGLPRAERLRLDRP
- a CDS encoding MFS transporter, giving the protein MPIETTTQTTGDTTTDSLPAGRGTPAHPDRVHRPPRAERLSRRDRLVLFVLCAAQFMVALDFSVLNVALPVLGGDLGMSRAALQWAVTAFALPSGGFLLLFGRMGDLFGRRRLFLAGLALFGAASLLATFAWDPASFLAGRALQGLGAAAIVPTGMSLLTTTFPEGPARDRALGVSGTVLSLGFTVGMVAGGVLTDVLGWRSTMGLLSLFALVVLPLAPGLLPESRTPERPRLDVPGAVAVTGGLLALIYALSTAAENGFGGADVIVSLVAGVLLLGAFVRIESRAADPLVSLPMLRRRTVAWGNLGGLVTFSMMSTVVFVLTLYLQETLGLSAFETGLVFGAQGVLSAVAGMYAPKVIGRVGARRTLVGSLAGQGLFVAALLLLGTHGWSVWIATAAVSLASMCHLGAIISYGLTVTSGVPDEEQGLATGLVTSTQQVGITIGIPLLGVLATTSDDLLTGVHTVLLLDAAIVLAAAVLVAVGLGRRGAGRAG